DNA sequence from the Geobacter sp. AOG2 genome:
TCTGCGGCATGTGCTCCCAGGTCATCAACGGCAAGGCGCATGGCGGCCAGGAGCGCACCACGGTCTGCCAGCTTCACATGCGCAAGTTCAAAGATGGGGACACTATCTATATCGAACCCTGGAGAGCTCGCGCTTTTCCGATCATCAAGGATCTGATCGTGGACCGCTCCGCCCTCGATACCATCGTCCAGGCCGGTGCCTACGTTTCCTGCCATACCGGCGGGGTGCCCGACGGCAACGCCATCCTGATCCCGAAACCGGCTGCCGATGAGGCCATGGACGCCGCCGAATGTATCGGCTGCGGGGCCTGTGTGGCCGGTTGCCCCAACGGCGCCGCCATGCTGTTCACCGGCGCCAAGGTATCCCAATACGCGCTTCTGCCCCAGGGCAAATCAGAGGCAGCTACGCGTGTCAAGAATCTGGTTGAAGCCATGGCACAGTGCGGATTTGGTAATTGCACCAATCACTACGAGTGCCAGGTAGCCTGCCCCAAGGGAATCAACGTCAAGTTCATTGCGCGAATGAACCGCGAATTTTTGAAGGCTCAGTTTTCCTAATTCTGTTATGCCTTAAGCCGTTATGTGTTACAATCGGGGCACCCTGCTGGGCGCCCCGATTTTTTTGTCGCAAATGAGGTCATGCATTGGATTTCAGTTTCGTTCACCTCCGTTTCACCATTCGTACCCGCGACACCTCACGTCTGGTTTCGTATCTGTATCGCAGTGGCCCGGACTTTGCCGAGGTGTTCAGGCGTATTGTCTGCCGCAGGAATGCCACCGAATGTTCCGACGATCCAAGCTGCACCGACTGTCCTCGTCGTGTTTTGTTCGGTCAGCAGCTTGGTGCCGACCCGTCCGCAGTGAAGTGCCATCAAAAGCCCCCTTTACCGTTCATTTTTTCCTTTCCCACCCACGGCACAACCTCAAAACAGGCTGATAGCTTTACCTGCACGCTCGTTCTGGTGGGAAAGGCACTCAATCATACAACGGAATTCATCAAAGCCCTGAGCTCCCTGCTCATAAACGGATGCCAGGTCGGGCAATTCGCCGAAGCAACCATCTCCCTAGTGGAATCGCTGGATTTTTACGGAAATCCAACGACGATAGCCGTTGGGGTGGTCGCGCCGGACACGGGAAATCTGGTCACACTCGACGCTCAAGGCATCGTTGACAGTCGCTGCCGTCCGACCGATACCGTGGGAATTGCCTTCATAACCCCGCTTAAACTGGCAAAAACCGGCAAGATCATGTGTTCGTTTGATGCCGGACAGTTCCTTCGTTCGCTGATGCGCAGGGTTTCCGCTCTGGCTTATTACTATTGTAGCTATGAAATGCGAGACAACTTCCGCGAGTATGCCTATGCCGCCAACCGCATTGAACTCCTGGAAGACAATTTTTTCTTCGCCGATGCGGGGCATCGGTCCCTGGCGCTGTCCGGGGTCTTGGGAAACGGCGTCATGAGCGGCGATTTCAACGATCTCATGCCGTTTCTCGCGTTGGGAGAGTACCTGCATCTTGGTAAAGGGGCTTCCTACGGGATGGGGCAGTACCGGTTGTCTTGGTGAAAACTCTGTTTTTGGCTCGCAACTTTGCGTGTCGCTCGGTATAATTGACGAAAAAATATAATTACTGTATTTTTTAAAATTCTGGAGGAATGTGGCGAAAGAAGCTGTTCATAGCGTGTCAGTAGACCTTGAAGATTGGTTTCATGTCTGCGGCCTCAAAGACCAGCCGCGTATCCCGCCGGAAGCTTGGCGTGTCCGGGGGGCGACGGAGGTGTTGCTTGACCTGTTCGCGGAGTTCAAGGTAAAAACAACCTTTTTTGTCCTTGGATGCGTGGCCGAGGCCGATCCGGGGTTGGTGCGCAACATTCACCGGCAGGGACACGAGATCGCTTCCCACGGCTATTCGCATCGCTTGGTTCACGAGCTGAGTCCTGCCGAGTTCAGCGAGGAGTTGCACAGGACCGAGGACGTCATCATGGGGATTACCGGCTGCCGGCCAGTCGGGTTTCGCGCGCCCCAGTGGTCGGCAACGGCCCGTACCTCCTGGTTTGACGACATCCTGGCGCAGCGGGGTTATACGTACGACTCCAGTCGCAACCCTCTCCCCTTTGTGGGAGACCGGAATGCTGAGCGGCACCCGTACCGGATTCAGACGACACATGGGATATTGTGGGAGATACCGCCCATGGTCTCATCGTCACTGGTGGGGAATCTGCCCACCGGCGGGGGATGGGGGTTTCGCTTCTTCCCGTTCGCCATGATCTCCGCAACGGTCGAGAAGTATGGCCGTGCCGACCGGGCGGCCGTACTGTACCTGCACCCCCGGGAGGTCGATCCCGACGGACCGCGACTCAAGCTCCCGCTCCTGAAACGCTTTGCCTCCTATGGAACTCGGCGGGACGCACTACCGCGTTTGCGAAGGCTGCTGGGACAATATACGTTTACCACCTTGCGGGAACAGGTTGATTCATGGCAGTCTGCGTCCTGATCCCGGCTTTCAATGCCGGTAAGACCCTGCCTGCGGTCCTGGACGAGTGCGTCGGCCTGGGGTACCCGCTGGTGGTGGTTGATGACGGATCACAGGATGCAACGGCACACATCGTTGCCGACCACGGGACGATCCTGTTGCGCCACGAGCGTAACTTTGGCAAGGGAAGGGCGCTCAGGACCGGTTTTGGATGGGCACTGGATCATGGTTTTGATATGGTCGTAACCCTTGATGCAGACGGCCAGCATGATGTATCCTCAGTCCCACGGGTGGTCGCCGCAGCCCGCGAGGGCGGTTTGGACATCCTGATTGCCTCCCGCTACCGCCAGTTTCAGGAAATGGGGGGGTTGCGCAAGGTCTGGAACCGTTTCGGCGTCTGGTGCATGCGACAGCGGACCGGCTTTGAGATCAGCGACAGCCAGTCTGGATTCCGCTGCTATTCCGGGCGCTTGCTCCGTTCGGTCACGCTCAATGCCGAGGGCTATAACCTGGAGATGGAGATTCTTATGAAGGCTTGGCGCAGCGGATTTACGATCGGTTCGCTGCCGGTGCCGGCGAGGGTGGCCGATGGCCGCGCCACGAGTCATTTTCGGCCGGTGCGGGATACCTGGAATATCTGCATGACGTTCCT
Encoded proteins:
- a CDS encoding succinate dehydrogenase/fumarate reductase iron-sulfur subunit — protein: MSDHKTMTLTLIVWRQKGPNDPGKFETYTAKGITDHHSFLEMLDVVNEDLIHAGKEPIVFDHDCREGICGMCSQVINGKAHGGQERTTVCQLHMRKFKDGDTIYIEPWRARAFPIIKDLIVDRSALDTIVQAGAYVSCHTGGVPDGNAILIPKPAADEAMDAAECIGCGACVAGCPNGAAMLFTGAKVSQYALLPQGKSEAATRVKNLVEAMAQCGFGNCTNHYECQVACPKGINVKFIARMNREFLKAQFS
- the cas6 gene encoding CRISPR system precrRNA processing endoribonuclease RAMP protein Cas6 translates to MDFSFVHLRFTIRTRDTSRLVSYLYRSGPDFAEVFRRIVCRRNATECSDDPSCTDCPRRVLFGQQLGADPSAVKCHQKPPLPFIFSFPTHGTTSKQADSFTCTLVLVGKALNHTTEFIKALSSLLINGCQVGQFAEATISLVESLDFYGNPTTIAVGVVAPDTGNLVTLDAQGIVDSRCRPTDTVGIAFITPLKLAKTGKIMCSFDAGQFLRSLMRRVSALAYYYCSYEMRDNFREYAYAANRIELLEDNFFFADAGHRSLALSGVLGNGVMSGDFNDLMPFLALGEYLHLGKGASYGMGQYRLSW
- a CDS encoding polysaccharide deacetylase family protein produces the protein MSVDLEDWFHVCGLKDQPRIPPEAWRVRGATEVLLDLFAEFKVKTTFFVLGCVAEADPGLVRNIHRQGHEIASHGYSHRLVHELSPAEFSEELHRTEDVIMGITGCRPVGFRAPQWSATARTSWFDDILAQRGYTYDSSRNPLPFVGDRNAERHPYRIQTTHGILWEIPPMVSSSLVGNLPTGGGWGFRFFPFAMISATVEKYGRADRAAVLYLHPREVDPDGPRLKLPLLKRFASYGTRRDALPRLRRLLGQYTFTTLREQVDSWQSAS
- a CDS encoding glycosyltransferase family 2 protein encodes the protein MAVCVLIPAFNAGKTLPAVLDECVGLGYPLVVVDDGSQDATAHIVADHGTILLRHERNFGKGRALRTGFGWALDHGFDMVVTLDADGQHDVSSVPRVVAAAREGGLDILIASRYRQFQEMGGLRKVWNRFGVWCMRQRTGFEISDSQSGFRCYSGRLLRSVTLNAEGYNLEMEILMKAWRSGFTIGSLPVPARVADGRATSHFRPVRDTWNICMTFLRYM